A genomic region of Capnocytophaga canimorsus contains the following coding sequences:
- a CDS encoding quinone-dependent dihydroorotate dehydrogenase, whose translation MYKQIIRPLLFLSDPEKAHHFVFNFLKMVHKVPGVPTLIRKIHQIKHPALEREVFGLKFKNPVGLAAGLDKDAKLYKELSNLGFGFIEIGTVTPKPQSGNPKKRLFRLKADSAIINRMGFNNEGVQAAVKRLKSNKNVLIGGNIGKNKVTPNEKATDDYCICFDALFDYVDYFVVNVSSPNTPNLRTLQEKEPLTQLLNTLQQRNVQKVKPKPILLKIAPDLTDEQLLDIIDIVKETQIAGVIATNTTIAREGLKSSESQEIGGLSGKPLKHRSTEVIRFLSEKSQKAFPIIGVGGIHSAADAIEKLEAGASLVQLYTGFIYEGAGLIKQINRHIIQMNKK comes from the coding sequence ATGTACAAGCAAATTATTCGACCGCTTCTTTTTCTTTCAGACCCCGAAAAAGCACATCATTTTGTGTTTAACTTCCTTAAAATGGTTCATAAAGTACCAGGGGTGCCTACTTTAATAAGAAAAATACATCAAATAAAGCATCCAGCATTGGAGCGTGAAGTTTTTGGTTTGAAGTTTAAAAATCCAGTAGGACTTGCCGCAGGGCTCGACAAAGATGCCAAGCTTTACAAAGAGCTTTCAAACCTTGGCTTCGGATTTATTGAAATTGGAACGGTAACCCCAAAGCCTCAATCAGGAAATCCGAAAAAAAGACTTTTTAGATTAAAGGCCGATTCGGCAATTATTAACCGTATGGGCTTTAATAATGAAGGGGTTCAGGCGGCCGTAAAACGATTAAAATCCAATAAAAACGTTCTGATAGGGGGAAATATCGGTAAGAATAAAGTTACTCCAAATGAAAAGGCAACCGATGATTATTGCATTTGCTTTGATGCCCTTTTTGATTATGTGGATTATTTTGTAGTTAATGTAAGTTCACCCAATACGCCTAATTTGAGAACGTTGCAAGAAAAAGAACCGCTAACTCAACTACTCAATACTTTGCAACAACGTAATGTACAAAAAGTAAAACCCAAGCCCATTTTGCTTAAGATTGCGCCCGATTTAACCGATGAACAGCTATTAGATATTATTGATATTGTAAAAGAAACGCAAATTGCTGGGGTAATAGCCACTAACACTACCATTGCTCGTGAGGGGCTTAAATCTTCAGAAAGCCAAGAAATAGGAGGACTAAGCGGAAAACCCTTGAAGCACCGTTCTACGGAAGTTATTCGCTTTCTTTCGGAAAAAAGCCAAAAGGCGTTTCCTATTATTGGGGTAGGAGGGATACATTCGGCAGCAGATGCGATTGAAAAACTTGAGGCAGGAGCCTCTTTGGTACAACTCTATACAGGGTTTATTTATGAAGGTGCAGGGCTTATAAAACAAATCAATCGGCATATTATTCAAATGAATAAAAAATAG
- a CDS encoding methylglyoxal synthase: protein MKLAVIAHDGKKAEMVSFLNKHLTFLHSANIEIVATGTTGMHAQNAGLQVERVLSGPHGGDAQIASQIAEGKVQGVFFFRDPLDKHPHEPDINMLMRICDVHNVPIATNPATAELILKGLENEMS, encoded by the coding sequence ATGAAGTTAGCCGTAATAGCCCACGATGGGAAAAAAGCCGAAATGGTGTCTTTTTTAAACAAGCATTTGACATTTTTGCATTCGGCAAACATTGAAATTGTAGCTACTGGAACTACTGGAATGCACGCTCAAAATGCAGGTTTGCAGGTGGAACGTGTACTTTCAGGACCTCACGGAGGTGATGCACAAATTGCTTCACAAATTGCTGAAGGTAAGGTACAAGGCGTGTTTTTCTTTCGTGATCCGCTTGATAAACACCCTCACGAGCCCGATATCAATATGCTGATGCGTATTTGCGATGTGCATAATGTTCCTATTGCGACCAATCCAGCAACTGCCGAACTCATTCTTAAGGGGTTGGAAAATGAAATGTCCTAA
- a CDS encoding ATP-dependent Clp protease adaptor ClpS, producing MKLQYQEQTVVEVLVEEQVEKEYSIVLYNDDVNTFDHVIETLMMVCDHTPEQAEQCAIIVHFNGKCSVKSGGYNELKPACTALLEAGLSAEIH from the coding sequence ATGAAATTACAATACCAAGAACAAACTGTGGTTGAAGTCCTTGTGGAAGAACAAGTGGAAAAAGAATACTCCATCGTTTTATACAATGATGATGTCAACACGTTTGATCACGTTATCGAAACATTGATGATGGTTTGTGACCATACTCCAGAACAAGCTGAACAATGTGCTATAATTGTGCATTTTAACGGAAAATGCAGTGTAAAAAGCGGAGGTTATAACGAGTTAAAACCCGCTTGTACTGCACTTTTAGAAGCAGGGCTTAGTGCCGAAATACATTGA
- the prmA gene encoding 50S ribosomal protein L11 methyltransferase, whose protein sequence is MSNYIEYDFVITPLGEACEILVAELAEFGFESFVDSESGILAYVQEKDWYPEILDDIYILKNPEFKISYTQKLIKQVNWNEQWEKNFNPITVNEQITVRAPFHEKTNTPFDIVIEPKMSFGTGHHETTHMMLEFLLNTQLLGKKVLDMGCGTGVLAIMAAKKGATDVTAIDIDTWCYENAQENIQRNETEFIKVLLGDATLLNDQNFDVIIANINRNILLEDIPIYVESLCEGGTLFLSGFYQEDIPAIAEKCSQKGLTFVQKLERNRWVALQFNK, encoded by the coding sequence ATGAGTAATTATATCGAATATGATTTTGTAATCACTCCTTTGGGAGAGGCTTGTGAAATTTTGGTAGCGGAATTGGCTGAATTCGGATTTGAAAGTTTTGTTGATTCTGAAAGCGGAATTTTGGCATACGTACAAGAAAAGGATTGGTATCCAGAAATTTTAGACGATATCTATATCCTTAAAAATCCTGAATTTAAAATATCATATACCCAAAAACTCATCAAGCAGGTCAATTGGAATGAGCAATGGGAGAAAAATTTTAATCCCATTACGGTAAATGAGCAAATTACGGTACGAGCTCCTTTCCACGAAAAAACAAACACCCCTTTTGACATTGTTATCGAACCGAAAATGAGTTTCGGTACGGGGCATCACGAAACCACACATATGATGCTTGAGTTTTTGCTTAATACACAACTTTTGGGTAAAAAAGTACTTGATATGGGTTGCGGAACGGGCGTCTTGGCAATTATGGCAGCTAAAAAAGGAGCTACTGATGTAACGGCAATAGATATTGATACGTGGTGCTACGAGAATGCTCAAGAAAATATTCAACGCAATGAAACAGAATTTATTAAAGTACTTTTAGGAGATGCTACGTTGCTGAACGACCAAAATTTTGATGTAATTATAGCCAACATCAATCGAAACATACTGTTGGAAGATATCCCTATTTATGTTGAGTCGTTATGCGAAGGCGGAACACTTTTTTTGAGTGGATTTTATCAGGAGGATATTCCTGCTATTGCTGAAAAATGCAGTCAGAAGGGCTTGACTTTTGTTCAAAAATTGGAACGAAACCGTTGGGTAGCCTTGCAATTCAATAAATAA
- the lptB gene encoding LPS export ABC transporter ATP-binding protein codes for MKLIVNDIVKIYKGRKVVKGVSLEVNQGEIVGLLGPNGAGKTTSFYMIVGLIKPNGGSIYLDNKEITQYPMYKRAQSGIGYLAQEASVFRKLSIEENILSVLQLTKLSKKEQQKKTDELIEEFSLGHIRKNRGDLLSGGERRRTEIARALATNPSFILLDEPFAGVDPVAVEDIQRIVAQLKNKNIGILITDHNVQETLAITDRTYLMFEGGILKAGVPEELAADEVVRKVYLGQNFELRKKKLFS; via the coding sequence ATGAAGTTAATCGTTAACGATATTGTTAAAATATACAAAGGGCGTAAGGTAGTTAAAGGCGTTTCTTTGGAGGTAAATCAAGGTGAAATTGTTGGGCTTTTAGGTCCTAATGGAGCAGGTAAAACCACTTCTTTTTATATGATTGTTGGGCTTATTAAACCTAACGGAGGGTCTATATATCTTGATAATAAAGAAATTACCCAGTATCCGATGTATAAAAGAGCTCAAAGCGGTATTGGTTATTTGGCGCAAGAGGCTTCGGTATTTCGTAAATTGAGCATTGAAGAAAACATTTTAAGTGTATTGCAACTCACTAAACTTTCCAAAAAGGAACAACAAAAAAAAACCGATGAGCTTATTGAAGAATTCAGCTTGGGTCATATTCGCAAGAATCGGGGGGATTTACTCTCGGGAGGAGAACGCAGACGTACCGAAATTGCCCGTGCACTGGCTACCAATCCGAGTTTTATTCTGTTGGACGAGCCTTTCGCAGGGGTTGACCCTGTTGCGGTGGAGGATATACAACGTATTGTAGCTCAGCTTAAAAATAAAAATATTGGTATTTTAATTACCGATCACAACGTACAAGAAACCTTAGCGATTACCGACCGAACCTACCTGATGTTTGAGGGAGGAATTTTGAAGGCAGGAGTACCCGAGGAATTAGCTGCTGATGAAGTGGTACGAAAAGTGTATTTGGGGCAGAATTTTGAACTTCGTAAGAAAAAATTATTTTCCTGA
- the tatC gene encoding twin-arginine translocase subunit TatC: MATTKDEMSFLDHLEELRWHLIRATLAVLIVAVVAFFFKDFIFDEIIFGPKKGDFITYRMFCEISQIFDFESTFCSQELPFTIQNRTMAGQFSAHIWTSIWAGVIIAFPYVLYETWRFISPGLYENERSMARGFILVASFLFFLGVCFGYYLIAPLSVNFLGTYTVSHQVANQIDLASYIAVVRSSVISCGLVFELPIIIYFLTRLGLITPAFMRKYRRHALVLVLILAAIITPPDVASQIIVAIPIAFLYEVSIFISAYVVRKQQIALKKQEINKNNISI; encoded by the coding sequence ATGGCAACAACTAAAGACGAAATGTCTTTTTTAGATCATTTGGAGGAATTGCGTTGGCATTTAATACGTGCTACTTTAGCTGTTTTAATTGTGGCTGTGGTGGCGTTCTTCTTCAAAGATTTTATTTTTGATGAAATCATCTTCGGTCCTAAAAAGGGCGATTTCATTACTTATCGTATGTTTTGTGAAATTTCACAAATATTTGATTTCGAGAGTACTTTTTGTTCTCAAGAATTGCCATTTACCATCCAAAATCGTACTATGGCAGGGCAGTTTTCGGCACATATCTGGACGTCCATTTGGGCTGGAGTAATCATTGCTTTCCCGTATGTTTTGTATGAAACGTGGCGATTTATCAGCCCTGGCTTGTATGAAAATGAACGAAGTATGGCTCGTGGTTTCATTTTGGTGGCTTCATTTTTATTCTTTTTAGGGGTTTGTTTCGGATATTATTTAATAGCTCCGCTTTCGGTTAATTTTTTGGGTACTTATACGGTGAGCCATCAGGTGGCTAATCAGATTGATTTGGCTTCGTATATTGCGGTAGTACGCTCTTCGGTGATTTCGTGTGGATTAGTATTTGAGTTACCTATAATCATCTATTTTTTAACCCGATTAGGACTCATTACCCCCGCTTTTATGAGAAAATATCGCAGACACGCTTTGGTTTTGGTACTTATTTTGGCGGCTATTATCACCCCCCCCGATGTAGCAAGTCAGATTATTGTTGCCATTCCTATAGCTTTCTTATATGAGGTAAGCATCTTTATATCAGCGTATGTGGTTAGAAAACAACAAATCGCATTAAAAAAACAAGAAATAAATAAAAACAATATATCTATTTAA
- a CDS encoding GLPGLI family protein, which yields MKKIFLVFLFLGSFSYTYAQNYRFVYTTLASMSETELMNIKDPNVKKRIEERLNRIKDLEYELLIVGNKARYNFYGKLLAPEGYRPPSNRKFYYFDNKVVEDVTFKRDSKRFFVEYPIDFFKWTITKKSAEINGYTCYYAFCEVKYDDYRGIGTYIMEAWFCPDFPMQCGPDEYFGLPGVVFIAKQQGARFKTVLKRIEFLDTAPDLNFPKIEKTINSDQYTDEFNKMMEKDFGPRRL from the coding sequence ATGAAAAAAATATTTTTAGTTTTCTTATTTTTAGGGTCTTTTTCATACACTTATGCCCAAAATTATCGCTTTGTTTATACCACTTTGGCGAGTATGTCTGAAACGGAGCTGATGAATATCAAAGACCCTAACGTTAAAAAACGGATAGAGGAACGTTTAAACCGAATTAAAGATTTGGAGTACGAGCTTTTGATCGTTGGTAATAAGGCTCGGTATAACTTTTACGGAAAACTCTTAGCTCCTGAAGGCTATCGTCCGCCATCAAATCGAAAATTTTACTACTTTGATAATAAAGTAGTTGAAGATGTAACCTTTAAAAGAGATAGCAAACGTTTTTTTGTAGAATATCCCATAGATTTTTTTAAGTGGACAATTACCAAAAAATCGGCTGAAATTAACGGATACACCTGTTATTACGCTTTTTGCGAAGTCAAATACGATGATTATAGAGGGATAGGTACTTATATTATGGAAGCGTGGTTTTGCCCCGATTTTCCGATGCAGTGCGGACCAGATGAGTATTTTGGTTTGCCTGGGGTAGTCTTTATCGCCAAACAACAAGGGGCGCGTTTTAAAACCGTTTTAAAACGTATTGAATTTTTAGATACAGCTCCTGACTTGAACTTCCCAAAAATAGAGAAAACAATCAATTCTGACCAATATACCGATGAGTTTAATAAAATGATGGAGAAAGATTTTGGTCCTAGACGTTTATAA